One segment of Romeriopsis navalis LEGE 11480 DNA contains the following:
- a CDS encoding aminopeptidase P family protein: protein MPSLADTLRQRREWLAALIDFPVLLWSGVRPARNFPANQYPFRASSHFLYFAGLPLERSAIQLQNGRMTLFLDDPSPAAALWHGTAPTRDQIAAQIGADAAYPYAELMPTEDPRDPSLLEVSKWAMEAATIGLPSPVRDAQSDMLDRTVEAPNIPNVVDVQLARAIVSLRMQHDSTAVESIKAAVQATLEAHRVGMQVTTTVTTEAGVRAAMEQVLMTHNMTTAYNSIVTIQGEVLHNEHYHHPLTAGDLLLVDVGAETATGWAADVTRTWPVSGQFSPTQRAVYDVVLAAHDAAIAAMAPGVEYRDIHLLACRHLAAGLVELGILQGQPDGLVEQDAHALFFPHGIGHLLGLDVHDMEDLGDLAGYAEGRQRSNRFGLGYLRLDRPLQPQMIVTIEPGFYQVPALLNDPQRRHQYRDVVNWERLEQFADVRGIRIEDDVLLTESGVEILTQDLPTQAVAIEQLVQSGRI from the coding sequence ATGCCCTCTCTTGCGGATACCCTACGTCAACGTCGTGAGTGGCTTGCGGCATTAATTGATTTTCCGGTGTTGCTTTGGTCCGGGGTGCGTCCGGCCCGGAACTTTCCGGCGAATCAATATCCCTTTCGCGCCAGTAGCCATTTTTTGTATTTTGCGGGTTTGCCGTTAGAGCGGTCCGCAATTCAGCTACAAAATGGCCGTATGACGCTGTTTCTGGATGACCCCAGTCCAGCAGCGGCCCTCTGGCACGGAACCGCTCCGACCCGCGATCAAATTGCGGCCCAAATTGGTGCGGATGCGGCTTACCCCTACGCCGAGCTAATGCCCACGGAAGATCCGCGCGATCCATCACTGCTGGAAGTCAGTAAATGGGCGATGGAAGCGGCGACGATCGGTCTCCCCAGTCCCGTTCGGGATGCCCAATCGGATATGCTCGATCGTACCGTCGAAGCTCCGAATATCCCTAATGTGGTGGATGTTCAGCTGGCCCGCGCGATCGTCTCACTGCGCATGCAACATGATTCCACAGCTGTGGAATCGATCAAAGCGGCGGTGCAGGCAACGCTTGAGGCGCATCGGGTTGGTATGCAGGTGACGACCACCGTCACGACAGAAGCCGGCGTCCGCGCGGCCATGGAGCAGGTCTTGATGACCCATAATATGACCACAGCGTATAACAGCATTGTCACCATCCAAGGCGAGGTGCTGCATAACGAGCACTATCATCATCCTTTAACGGCAGGTGATTTACTGTTGGTCGATGTGGGTGCGGAGACAGCGACGGGCTGGGCGGCTGATGTAACCCGCACTTGGCCAGTCTCAGGGCAATTTTCGCCAACTCAGCGGGCAGTCTATGACGTTGTGTTAGCGGCCCATGATGCCGCAATCGCGGCCATGGCCCCTGGAGTGGAATATCGTGACATCCATTTACTCGCTTGTCGCCACCTTGCAGCGGGTTTGGTTGAGCTCGGAATTTTGCAGGGGCAACCCGATGGTTTGGTAGAACAAGATGCCCATGCGCTCTTTTTTCCCCATGGGATTGGGCATCTGCTAGGCCTTGATGTACATGACATGGAAGATTTGGGCGATTTGGCCGGATATGCCGAGGGACGTCAACGCAGCAATCGGTTTGGCCTAGGCTATCTGCGGCTCGATCGGCCCTTGCAGCCACAGATGATTGTGACGATTGAGCCGGGTTTTTACCAGGTCCCAGCCTTGCTCAATGACCCTCAGCGGCGGCATCAGTATCGTGATGTTGTGAATTGGGAGCGCCTAGAGCAGTTTGCGGATGTGCGGGGCATTCGGATTGAAGATGATGTGCTGCTGACGGAATCGGGGGTGGAGATTCTGACGCAGGATTTGCCCACCCAAGCGGTGGCGATCGAACAGTTAGTCCAATCGGGACGGATCTAA
- a CDS encoding AbrB family transcriptional regulator: protein MSRKKKNEPLTGEALLKQVKELEDLSKEEKARACGYLTTTKTGQSRVNIMKFQNALLDAMGMELDGKGDGSGRGGRTPSYRISVQSNGNLLIGAAYTKQMDLEPGDEFIITLGRKHIKLKQVGEEEEEE from the coding sequence ATGTCTAGAAAGAAGAAAAATGAGCCTCTTACTGGTGAGGCATTGCTCAAGCAAGTTAAAGAATTAGAAGACTTGAGCAAAGAAGAAAAAGCACGTGCCTGCGGCTACTTGACCACAACTAAAACGGGTCAGTCGCGGGTAAATATCATGAAGTTTCAGAACGCATTGCTTGATGCAATGGGCATGGAACTTGATGGGAAAGGCGATGGTAGCGGTCGCGGTGGACGCACACCAAGCTATCGGATTAGCGTGCAATCAAATGGCAATCTATTGATTGGTGCGGCTTATACGAAGCAGATGGATTTAGAACCCGGCGATGAATTTATCATCACCTTGGGCCGCAAACATATCAAGCTCAAGCAGGTTGGAGAAGAGGAAGAAGAGGAGTAA
- a CDS encoding HhoA/HhoB/HtrA family serine endopeptidase: protein MNPQAEHSQDPGTQGLKQKKMKRLGQRLVTYTVLPIAGAGLAIAAFQGTASRPSIAQSAVPAAGTTLLAQGRTGALAASGGANFIADAVERVGPAVVRIDAARTIKARRSPVFDDPFFRQFFGDSFGPGSQPRQREERGTGSGFIISADGLVVTNAHVIDRADNVTVTLRDGREFKGKVLGTDSLTDLAVIRIEAKQLPTAPLGNSDQLRPGEWAIAIGNPLGLDNTVTAGIISATGRTSADVGIPDKRVGFIQTDAAINPGNSGGPLLNQRGEVIGVNTAIRRQAQGLGFAIPVNTARRIAEELVDKGKVSHPYLGIQMRTLSDNLKKQLNDDPNRPATISVNQGVVIFGVARNSPAAKSGIRRGDVITKINGQDIQSAEDVQAAVAQTTVGQALKVELNRSGKKVNLSVRPGEFPTQQLRRRRR from the coding sequence ATGAATCCGCAGGCTGAACATTCCCAGGACCCAGGTACCCAAGGTTTGAAGCAAAAAAAAATGAAGCGACTCGGTCAACGCTTAGTTACTTATACGGTGCTCCCGATCGCGGGTGCTGGTTTAGCGATCGCCGCGTTTCAAGGGACTGCTTCCCGTCCTTCGATTGCCCAATCAGCTGTGCCCGCTGCCGGTACGACGTTATTGGCCCAAGGTCGGACAGGGGCGCTTGCGGCTTCTGGTGGGGCAAATTTTATCGCTGATGCCGTTGAGCGGGTGGGTCCCGCGGTTGTCCGGATTGATGCGGCCCGTACGATTAAAGCGCGGCGATCGCCGGTCTTTGACGATCCGTTCTTCCGGCAATTTTTTGGTGATTCCTTTGGGCCGGGGAGTCAACCCCGTCAACGGGAAGAACGTGGCACCGGTTCAGGCTTCATCATTAGCGCCGATGGTTTAGTCGTGACGAATGCCCATGTGATCGATCGTGCCGATAATGTGACTGTGACCCTGCGTGACGGGCGAGAATTTAAGGGTAAAGTGCTCGGCACGGATTCTTTAACTGATTTGGCGGTGATTCGGATTGAAGCGAAGCAATTGCCGACCGCGCCCTTAGGCAACTCTGACCAATTGCGTCCCGGTGAGTGGGCGATCGCCATTGGTAATCCATTGGGCTTGGATAATACCGTAACCGCGGGCATTATCAGCGCGACGGGTCGTACCAGCGCCGATGTCGGGATTCCCGACAAGCGGGTCGGCTTTATTCAGACCGATGCCGCGATTAACCCTGGTAACTCCGGTGGTCCGTTGCTGAATCAGCGCGGTGAGGTGATTGGCGTGAATACGGCGATTCGCCGCCAGGCTCAGGGGTTAGGATTTGCCATTCCCGTTAATACAGCCAGGCGGATTGCGGAGGAATTAGTGGATAAAGGGAAGGTTTCTCATCCTTACTTGGGGATTCAGATGCGGACGCTCTCCGATAATCTGAAAAAGCAGCTGAATGACGATCCCAATCGACCCGCGACAATCAGTGTCAACCAAGGCGTTGTGATCTTTGGTGTGGCCCGCAATTCCCCAGCCGCGAAGTCGGGAATTCGCCGTGGCGATGTGATTACTAAAATCAATGGTCAGGATATTCAGTCGGCGGAAGATGTTCAGGCTGCCGTGGCGCAAACGACGGTGGGTCAAGCATTAAAAGTCGAATTGAATCGCAGTGGGAAGAAAGTCAATCTTTCTGTGCGTCCCGGGGAGTTTCCCACGCAGCAGTTACGCCGCCGCCGTCGCTAG
- the def gene encoding peptide deformylase yields MDAKVTIVGLIGREYDKRTMTEPMCDAPLEIITLGHPVLRQMAQPVEHIHAPEIQQLIDQLIALADHSNGVGIAASQVGIPLQIMIIASHPTPRYPAAPSMPPTALINPQIVACSDAIDVDWEGCLSVPNCRAQVPRHRDVTVVYRDRTGAERTIEFTGFIARIFQHEYDHFQGIVFPDRIQTPESMVSEAVYQQILANAAPSTPNS; encoded by the coding sequence TTGGATGCTAAAGTAACGATCGTCGGCTTGATCGGACGGGAATACGATAAACGAACGATGACTGAACCGATGTGCGATGCGCCACTAGAAATCATTACCCTCGGACATCCGGTTCTGCGCCAGATGGCGCAACCCGTGGAGCATATCCATGCTCCGGAGATTCAACAGTTAATCGATCAGCTAATTGCCTTGGCCGATCACTCGAATGGTGTCGGCATTGCCGCCTCACAGGTAGGGATCCCGCTCCAGATCATGATTATTGCATCCCACCCAACGCCCCGTTATCCTGCGGCACCGTCGATGCCGCCAACGGCCTTAATTAACCCCCAGATAGTGGCTTGTTCAGACGCGATCGATGTCGACTGGGAAGGCTGTCTGAGTGTACCGAACTGTCGTGCCCAAGTGCCGCGTCATCGTGATGTGACGGTGGTTTACCGAGATCGGACTGGAGCGGAGCGGACGATCGAATTTACCGGCTTCATTGCCCGCATTTTTCAACATGAATACGATCATTTTCAAGGCATTGTATTTCCCGATCGAATTCAGACTCCGGAATCAATGGTATCGGAAGCGGTCTATCAGCAAATATTGGCGAATGCCGCGCCGTCAACTCCAAATTCCTGA
- a CDS encoding peptidoglycan-binding domain-containing protein: protein MAPELRGCGLGLMAVVLLATPAMAQRSRDYTPSQFVSALNGLGYPVKLTDTVETPIVRQAIRDFQRRYNLPVTGTMTPASQDQAAALVKALQQNLNQVLKPSPALPQNQYYGAQTESFIKVFQSRNRLPVTGIATLEIRSRLAQALLNSGPPQAVPAVSQSNARPLATNASSVIPPIPPAPEPPTAAAPVAAPPLPAVVAPLPVAPRRPVMVAPVQTFATPRPNVKFGRLYTELEFRRVLQGLGYDINPTKFLSDTSAVVAIQDFQARYGLALTGAADQPTQAMVRKILRVLQYNLQLVSDRPVAITEFYDDATSASVRAFQQRNKLRVDGLATVSVRRAIDNQAKRRLIK, encoded by the coding sequence ATGGCTCCAGAATTACGTGGATGTGGTTTAGGCTTGATGGCGGTTGTGCTGTTGGCGACCCCCGCTATGGCCCAACGCTCACGCGACTATACGCCGAGTCAGTTTGTGTCAGCCCTCAATGGGTTGGGCTATCCGGTCAAGTTGACTGATACGGTCGAAACGCCGATTGTGCGCCAAGCGATCCGGGATTTTCAACGGCGATACAACTTACCCGTGACTGGGACCATGACGCCTGCGAGTCAGGATCAAGCAGCGGCTCTCGTGAAAGCGCTACAGCAAAATCTGAATCAAGTGCTCAAACCCTCGCCGGCTCTACCTCAAAACCAATATTACGGCGCTCAGACAGAATCGTTTATCAAGGTGTTCCAATCGCGTAATCGTCTCCCGGTAACGGGAATTGCCACCTTAGAAATTCGCAGTCGGTTGGCTCAAGCCTTACTCAATAGTGGGCCGCCACAGGCTGTACCGGCAGTGAGTCAGTCCAATGCGCGTCCTCTGGCGACGAATGCTTCTTCGGTGATTCCGCCGATTCCCCCTGCCCCCGAACCGCCAACGGCAGCGGCTCCAGTTGCCGCACCACCGTTACCAGCGGTTGTCGCGCCACTGCCGGTAGCGCCACGACGGCCTGTGATGGTCGCCCCCGTTCAAACCTTTGCGACACCGCGTCCAAATGTTAAATTTGGTCGGCTTTACACCGAACTTGAGTTTCGTCGCGTGCTGCAAGGGCTGGGTTATGATATTAATCCCACGAAGTTTCTCTCTGATACTTCCGCTGTGGTGGCGATTCAAGATTTCCAAGCCCGCTATGGTTTAGCGTTAACTGGGGCAGCGGATCAGCCGACTCAAGCAATGGTGCGTAAAATTTTGCGCGTGCTGCAATATAACCTCCAGTTGGTGAGCGATCGGCCAGTCGCGATTACGGAGTTCTATGACGATGCCACGTCCGCATCAGTGCGGGCCTTCCAGCAACGGAATAAACTCCGAGTCGATGGCTTGGCCACGGTTTCTGTCCGACGGGCGATCGATAATCAAGCAAAGCGCCGCCTCATCAAATAG
- a CDS encoding acyl-CoA thioesterase → MSLTLPTVNTITFDLEAYSYQIDFSGFVSHIVYIQWIEIAWLKLLEGIALPRNQLASYDLLPVLTQTSIQYWRPLSLGDRVRVELWITRLEDANLDLKICFYNAEDGTVAEATQSWIFTDCNSHLPKALTPDLQSLFHPYLTVNQD, encoded by the coding sequence ATGAGTCTGACTTTACCCACAGTGAATACCATTACCTTTGATCTGGAAGCCTATAGCTACCAGATTGATTTCTCCGGCTTTGTTAGCCATATTGTCTATATCCAGTGGATTGAAATTGCTTGGCTGAAGCTCCTCGAGGGGATTGCCCTACCGCGCAATCAATTGGCTAGCTACGATCTCTTGCCCGTCTTAACCCAAACATCGATTCAATACTGGCGCCCTTTATCCTTAGGCGATCGGGTACGGGTCGAACTTTGGATCACGCGGTTGGAAGATGCCAATCTTGATTTGAAGATTTGCTTTTATAACGCGGAAGATGGCACTGTCGCCGAAGCCACCCAAAGCTGGATTTTTACCGATTGCAACAGCCATCTTCCCAAGGCGCTCACCCCGGATTTACAGTCCCTCTTTCACCCATACCTAACGGTTAATCAGGACTAA
- a CDS encoding TetR/AcrR family transcriptional regulator — protein sequence MARDREETKAKILQAVGKVLGTSGFQGLGVNAIAREAGVDKVLIYRYFKDVPTLLKTFAQSGDYVGSLDRLLTQASPEQLADWRSALVLLVMGYAKTLQHNPLSQEIFRWELTEKNELTESLALTREKMIQAGLDWMRQQYPEVADYDLEAITAILLSSVTYLVLRSRTRQTFLDIDFSQSTGLIQVETTIRKFLESIE from the coding sequence ATGGCAAGAGATCGGGAAGAAACAAAAGCAAAAATTCTCCAAGCGGTCGGAAAAGTCCTTGGCACATCTGGATTCCAAGGTCTGGGTGTAAACGCGATCGCCCGTGAAGCGGGGGTTGATAAGGTTTTAATCTATCGCTACTTCAAAGATGTGCCCACGCTGCTGAAGACCTTTGCGCAGTCGGGTGATTATGTTGGCTCCCTTGATCGATTATTGACGCAGGCAAGCCCCGAGCAACTGGCGGACTGGCGGAGTGCGTTGGTCTTGTTAGTGATGGGATATGCCAAAACGCTACAACACAATCCCTTGTCCCAAGAGATTTTTCGTTGGGAGCTGACGGAGAAAAATGAGCTAACGGAGTCGCTGGCATTAACCCGAGAAAAGATGATTCAAGCGGGATTGGATTGGATGCGTCAGCAGTACCCGGAAGTTGCGGATTATGATTTAGAGGCAATCACCGCAATTTTGCTATCCAGTGTGACTTATTTGGTATTGCGATCGCGCACCCGCCAAACATTTCTAGATATTGATTTTTCACAATCCACCGGCTTGATTCAAGTCGAAACTACGATCCGTAAATTCCTAGAATCAATTGAATAG
- a CDS encoding aromatic ring-hydroxylating dioxygenase subunit alpha: MNLAQSQPAQPQQNQLQHPANPAEPQASTFNHPDRFIQGWYWVMPSRPLKCGQVQPVTILGRDLAVYRTAAGQVAIVDAYCPHMGAHLAEGCVDDEGLRCFFHNWRFDSQGVCTDIPYLGHALPIRITTWPVVEHYGLIWVWTGDAPPPPPPFVPELENVVWDVALGKPFVHNCHPNVLMVNAIDAHHFNTVHNFPIEIVFKNEVVNESAIMFSNTTRGGDESWLVRLIQPFYQHEGTYSMCYSYGSTGTVTLGPDFLHFYIVFALRLGPDGTTEGQPIFVTQRRSGVSGWLFNRVVLWLTQQVGNYFAKGDTKIFQTIKFDLKTPLKADQSILQFMHHVEGQQALQYGSWEAVTA, from the coding sequence ATGAATCTTGCCCAGTCGCAACCGGCCCAGCCACAACAAAATCAGCTGCAGCATCCTGCCAATCCGGCCGAGCCTCAAGCGTCAACCTTTAACCATCCCGATCGCTTTATTCAAGGTTGGTATTGGGTTATGCCATCGCGACCGCTTAAGTGCGGACAAGTGCAGCCGGTTACGATTCTGGGCCGCGACTTAGCGGTTTATCGGACAGCGGCAGGACAAGTGGCGATCGTCGATGCCTACTGCCCGCATATGGGTGCCCATTTAGCTGAGGGATGTGTGGATGATGAGGGATTGCGCTGTTTTTTCCACAACTGGCGCTTTGACTCGCAGGGTGTCTGCACGGATATTCCTTATCTTGGTCATGCCTTACCCATTCGGATTACTACTTGGCCAGTTGTTGAACACTATGGTTTGATTTGGGTTTGGACCGGCGATGCGCCGCCGCCACCGCCACCGTTTGTGCCGGAACTAGAGAATGTGGTATGGGATGTGGCGTTGGGTAAACCCTTTGTGCATAACTGCCATCCAAATGTGTTGATGGTAAATGCGATCGATGCCCACCATTTCAATACGGTGCATAATTTCCCGATCGAGATTGTATTTAAGAACGAAGTAGTGAATGAAAGCGCCATTATGTTTAGTAATACTACGCGGGGGGGCGATGAATCCTGGCTGGTGCGGTTAATTCAGCCGTTTTACCAACATGAAGGCACTTATAGTATGTGCTATTCCTACGGCAGTACGGGAACGGTAACTCTGGGGCCAGATTTTCTGCATTTTTATATTGTGTTTGCTCTGCGGTTAGGCCCTGACGGCACGACTGAGGGACAGCCGATTTTTGTGACCCAACGACGATCCGGCGTAAGTGGCTGGTTATTCAATCGGGTTGTCCTTTGGCTGACTCAGCAGGTGGGGAACTACTTTGCTAAGGGGGATACGAAAATCTTCCAGACAATCAAATTTGATCTAAAAACGCCGCTTAAGGCGGATCAGTCAATTTTGCAGTTTATGCATCACGTCGAAGGGCAGCAGGCTTTGCAGTATGGCAGTTGGGAGGCCGTGACAGCATGA
- a CDS encoding ferritin-like domain-containing protein — protein MNQTGKQRSVAGLDLPFSPNEKLQRILRSALGTPHSTCDTAGLPWTASYFDLDRVDLFTQATDPQQQQILQIVNRNLLEEAYFVEKAGMGYMANMVQVAETLEERMLYSLFCADESRHLSQIRGFLMDEPEKTQDPFFQLLAELAESGDRSVLLFVIQVVLEGWGLSHYRRLAKHCAVPELASLLLGFLQEESRHHATGVTLFQEMTVSPVAMDAVTEILTRFLQMVQVGPQAVVAAIAQTLGHLSMSQKVTVFEQLDTQVHSAGRLAVLQNLMQTGGGGAIIARLHEKGAFEPLPATICAAI, from the coding sequence ATGAATCAGACTGGAAAACAGCGGTCGGTGGCAGGTTTAGATCTACCGTTTTCGCCGAATGAGAAGTTACAGCGAATTCTCCGCAGTGCCTTGGGTACTCCGCATTCAACATGCGATACGGCTGGCTTGCCCTGGACTGCGTCGTATTTTGATCTCGATCGCGTCGATTTGTTTACGCAAGCGACAGACCCCCAACAGCAGCAAATCCTCCAAATCGTGAATCGAAATTTGCTGGAAGAGGCCTACTTCGTGGAGAAGGCTGGGATGGGCTATATGGCAAACATGGTGCAAGTTGCCGAAACCCTAGAGGAGCGGATGCTGTACTCCCTGTTTTGCGCCGATGAGTCACGGCATCTATCGCAAATTCGTGGGTTCTTGATGGATGAACCAGAAAAGACTCAAGATCCGTTTTTCCAGCTTTTGGCCGAATTGGCGGAATCTGGCGATCGGAGTGTTTTGCTATTTGTGATTCAAGTGGTTCTGGAGGGTTGGGGGCTCAGTCACTATCGGCGCTTGGCGAAGCATTGTGCTGTACCAGAACTAGCGTCACTGTTGTTGGGATTTTTGCAAGAAGAATCCCGTCATCATGCGACTGGTGTCACGCTTTTTCAGGAGATGACCGTGAGTCCTGTGGCAATGGACGCAGTGACGGAAATCCTGACGCGGTTTTTGCAAATGGTGCAAGTTGGTCCACAGGCTGTTGTGGCGGCGATCGCGCAAACCTTGGGACATTTATCGATGTCACAGAAGGTCACAGTGTTTGAACAACTTGACACCCAAGTCCATAGTGCTGGTCGTCTGGCCGTATTGCAAAATCTGATGCAGACCGGCGGCGGCGGCGCGATCATCGCCAGGCTGCATGAAAAAGGTGCTTTTGAACCGCTACCGGCAACTATCTGTGCCGCTATCTAA
- a CDS encoding P-aminobenzoate N-oxygenase AurF: MVTSLLEHPKTQKKLQINYRRNQDQDQTAAIDTATRQFDYEDCRHEYWNPEEFSLLYGTPLWEQASASQRLVLNHLYWVAYYAQIISAEIATIYFNQTSAAGLYALPDFRLVCDTLDLESAQERSHINAFQVIGAQTEQALFGDRLFSYPMRGPFTETMLFPNSNWLQTHWKKLQLQYFGLISANNAFLACQYFTVRGLRTLNGKLVQHQLSQYYQKHAEPDNAPIPSKISYYHFLDESFHFNSSTVISQDVIHCLNKPTKLEAFVANLGIRGCQQDHYHFSAAINGIFWYDPALYETVYRLLRSSIFNMDDVAAKNMMQQCFTTESDGLHRSFQTHQEAMASYRAYIAKLDYVWPSNHEMTVMSGNSIKQYLQRQQRSWAKFSQRLPSELKSNYQPVLQG; the protein is encoded by the coding sequence ATGGTTACATCACTTTTAGAACATCCGAAAACCCAGAAAAAGCTCCAAATCAACTACCGTCGTAACCAGGACCAAGATCAAACAGCGGCGATCGATACGGCAACGCGTCAGTTTGATTATGAAGACTGTCGTCACGAATATTGGAATCCAGAGGAATTCTCGCTGCTTTATGGCACGCCGTTGTGGGAGCAGGCAAGTGCAAGTCAGCGATTGGTGTTGAACCACCTGTATTGGGTGGCTTATTACGCTCAAATTATTTCCGCAGAAATCGCGACGATCTATTTTAATCAAACCAGTGCAGCGGGGCTATATGCGCTGCCAGATTTCCGCTTGGTTTGCGATACGCTGGATTTAGAGTCGGCCCAGGAACGCTCACATATCAATGCATTTCAGGTGATTGGCGCGCAGACAGAGCAGGCATTGTTTGGCGATCGACTCTTTAGTTATCCGATGCGTGGACCATTTACTGAAACGATGCTGTTTCCAAACTCGAATTGGCTGCAAACGCATTGGAAGAAACTTCAACTTCAGTATTTTGGATTGATTTCAGCGAATAATGCCTTCTTGGCTTGCCAATATTTTACTGTGCGGGGCTTGCGCACACTGAATGGCAAGCTGGTGCAGCATCAGCTGAGTCAGTACTACCAAAAACATGCTGAACCGGATAATGCGCCAATTCCCTCGAAAATTTCCTACTATCACTTCTTGGATGAGAGTTTTCATTTCAATAGCTCAACGGTGATTTCCCAAGATGTGATTCATTGTTTGAATAAACCCACGAAGTTAGAGGCCTTTGTGGCAAATTTGGGGATTCGGGGTTGTCAGCAAGATCATTATCATTTCTCGGCGGCGATCAATGGGATCTTTTGGTATGACCCAGCGCTTTATGAGACGGTTTATCGCTTGCTGCGATCGTCCATATTCAACATGGATGATGTCGCCGCAAAAAATATGATGCAGCAGTGCTTTACGACAGAATCTGATGGATTGCATCGCAGTTTCCAAACTCATCAGGAGGCGATGGCTTCCTACAGGGCGTATATCGCGAAGCTCGACTATGTGTGGCCCAGTAACCATGAGATGACTGTGATGTCGGGCAATTCGATCAAGCAATATTTGCAACGACAACAGCGGTCATGGGCGAAGTTCTCACAGCGATTGCCATCAGAACTAAAATCAAATTATCAGCCTGTGCTGCAAGGATAG
- a CDS encoding aromatic ring-hydroxylating oxygenase subunit alpha: MNTTVDPKLTQPIFNQANVVTKGWYVGCRSAELPIGKAKSLDLCGQRIVLYRGADAVVRALDAYCPHLGTDLGLGRVDGNHIRCFFHHWAFDPSGECQDIPCGAKIPSNANVRAYATDEKYGLIWIYPDRTAPTGVAEFDELRDRELVMHYDTPLERGCHHHICMMNGIDAQHLQTVHGLSIDMQLDLQADPSAGLIDFTMSGAVPDTTAKERLIKWFLGEQYCYSMRYAYGCLGLLTMMKGVKWVPPLHMLYAYMPIAGGQRTRILPIYVTAKRTGIFGWLTAQFLLVLTRLAYYFLRDEDGQVYDNIRFAPNALLAIDAPLVRYMQYVNQLEPSCWSQGEAL; the protein is encoded by the coding sequence ATGAATACAACAGTCGATCCCAAGCTCACTCAACCGATTTTCAATCAGGCGAACGTCGTCACTAAAGGTTGGTACGTGGGATGCCGGAGTGCGGAACTGCCAATTGGTAAAGCCAAATCGCTGGATCTTTGTGGCCAGCGTATTGTGTTATATCGCGGTGCTGATGCGGTGGTGCGAGCTTTAGATGCTTACTGTCCGCACCTGGGGACTGACCTGGGCTTGGGCCGCGTCGATGGTAATCACATCCGCTGTTTTTTTCATCATTGGGCTTTTGATCCATCGGGTGAGTGCCAGGATATTCCCTGTGGGGCAAAGATTCCCAGCAATGCTAACGTTCGTGCTTATGCAACGGATGAAAAGTATGGCTTGATTTGGATTTATCCCGATCGCACCGCGCCAACGGGTGTAGCGGAGTTTGACGAACTGCGCGATCGCGAATTAGTCATGCATTACGATACACCACTGGAGCGGGGTTGCCACCATCATATCTGCATGATGAATGGGATTGATGCCCAGCATTTGCAGACGGTGCATGGGTTGTCGATCGATATGCAGTTGGATTTGCAGGCCGATCCGTCAGCGGGATTAATCGACTTCACAATGTCTGGTGCGGTGCCGGACACGACGGCGAAAGAGCGATTGATTAAATGGTTTCTTGGTGAACAGTATTGTTATTCCATGCGTTATGCCTACGGGTGTTTGGGCTTACTCACGATGATGAAAGGGGTGAAGTGGGTGCCGCCGCTGCATATGCTCTATGCCTATATGCCGATCGCGGGTGGTCAGCGGACGCGAATTCTACCGATTTATGTCACGGCGAAACGCACTGGAATCTTTGGCTGGCTCACTGCGCAATTCTTGCTAGTGCTGACTCGTCTGGCTTACTACTTCCTCCGCGATGAAGATGGCCAGGTGTACGACAATATTCGCTTTGCGCCGAATGCTTTGCTGGCGATCGATGCACCGCTGGTGCGCTATATGCAATATGTGAATCAACTAGAGCCGTCTTGTTGGTCGCAGGGAGAGGCATTATGA
- a CDS encoding 2Fe-2S iron-sulfur cluster-binding protein, with amino-acid sequence MTLCRIHFPGTQFDDMELPPHQPLAEALTVQNSPVLFGCRTGLCGTCVVRAEGCVTPPTADEQEILELYAPDEATARLACQLDVTGDLALCKFEVGA; translated from the coding sequence ATGACCCTGTGCCGCATTCACTTTCCTGGGACGCAATTTGACGATATGGAATTGCCTCCACATCAACCCTTAGCCGAAGCACTCACGGTGCAAAATTCGCCGGTGTTATTTGGCTGTCGGACGGGTTTGTGTGGAACTTGTGTGGTGCGAGCCGAAGGTTGTGTGACACCACCGACAGCGGATGAACAGGAGATTTTGGAACTGTATGCGCCGGATGAGGCAACGGCCCGATTGGCTTGTCAGTTGGATGTGACTGGTGATCTCGCGCTCTGTAAGTTTGAGGTGGGCGCGTGA